GTTGGTATGCCGGTTCCGCTCGCGCTTCGCCATTTCACCCTGCCCGCCATAGTGGCCGGACTGGTGGCTGTACTGGTGAGCTATACCAGTTCAGCTGCCATTGTTTTCCAGGCGGCCCAGGCAGCGGGTGCCACTATTGAACAGACGGGCAGCTGGCTGGTGGTACTCGGCCTGGCAATGGGTATCACCACGATCGGTCTGTCGTGGAAATATCGCATTCCGGTACTCACCGCCTGGTCAACACCGGGTGCTGTTGTACTGACAGCGGGCTTTCATGACGTCACCTTGAGTGAAGCGGTCGGCGTGTTTATCTTCAGTAATGCGTTGATTTTGTTATCCGCAGTCACCGGATTGTTCGCGCGGATAATGAGGATCATACCACAGGCAATCTGTGCTGCGATGCTGGCAGGCATACTGCTGCGTTTTGGTTTAAACGCCTTTACTGGCCTGCAGCAGAACTTCCTGCTATGTGGAGCGATGTGTCTGGCATTTGTTATTGGCCGACAGCGCATGGCACGCTATGCAATTTTGTTGACCCTGCTGGTGGGACTGGCGGTGGCGATGGCGCAACAGGCTATTCATCTGCCGCCCCAGCCGCTGCGCTTTGCGCTGCCAGAGTTTGTTGCACCTCACTTTTCTCCCGCCGCGCTGCTTGGCGTGGGTATCCCCTTCTTTATTGTTACGATGGCGTCGCAAAATGCGCCCGGCATCGCAACGTTGCAGGCGTTTGGCTATCAGCCCCCGGTCTCTTCCCTGATTGGCTGGACGGGCTTTACTGCACTGTTGCTGTCACCTTTTGGCGGCTTTTCTGTCTGTATAGCTGCAATTACCGCCGCCATTTGCATGAGTGAGGAGATTCATCCCGATCGCCAGCAACGCTATGCGGCAGCGGTGGTTGCAGGCCTGTTTTATCTCATCGCTGGCGCGCTGGGCGGCGCGGTCGGCTTGCTGTTCAGCGCCCTGCCTGGCGCGCTGATCCAGACGCTGGCTGGCCTGGCGCTGTTGGCGACCATTGCTGGCAGTATTCAGCAGGCACTGGCGCAGGAGGCTGAACGTGATGCGGCGATGATCGCCTTTTTAGTCACTGCCAGCGGTATTCAGCTGCTGGGTATTGGTGCGCCGCTGTGGGGGCTGGTAGCAGGCTTGCTGGCCTGCGTTATTCAACGCTTGCTCGCTAAACGAAAAATCTAATAGCCCGGCGCGCTGTCGTTGTATTGCTAAACCAGTACAACGGCAGCGGAAAAAGGTTTTTCACCAACTGCTCAGGCAATACCCTGTTTACTTCACTGGCGCTCTCACTAATAAGATAAATCACAGAATCCTGCAAAGTTGTACAATCCCTGGAAAAGCTGTCCAGTATTCTGGCAAAGAAAAAACAATGGCATTTAAATAGCTAAACCATAAAAACGCGGTGCCATTAAATGTAATTATTGCTAGCATTGGTTCAAATTCAGCCGGCTATTATTTATCTGCACAAACAATGATTACGCAAAAAAATTCGTGATGAATAATAAGAAGAGAGCGTGACGAGATTTAATTAGAAGGCCTGAGGAGTGAGCGAGTACGGGGTGTATTTCTCCCGACGATGGAGGGGGATTATCGTCGGGAGAAATTGGCTGCAAGGGATAACTACGGTCGTAAAAGATTAGCTGGCGTTGGTTGCTTCGGCAGCGTTGGCTGGCTTGCGGCCGCCGCCATGACTGTTCTTACCGCCCTTGCGGCCTGCTTCGGATGCCTTTTCAGGATTGTTTTTGAAGTTACCGCCGCTACGCTGCCCACCCAGCTTTCCAGCCTCGGACGCGCGTTGACGATCCATTGCAAAATTCCCTGCACCACCACGATGTTGAGCCATTGTAAAACTCCTCTTTGACATACACTTAAAATAACGTCGCGCAAAAGGGGGGCGAGACGACAGGTCGAACACCATTAAATGTATCCGGTTTCATAATAAGCGCAAGATAAAATATATGAATTTTGTGGTTCTGTTCCTGTTCATTTAAATTACCCACCAAATTATTATCACAGCCCCTTAAATACCAACCTTTCCCCATCATTAAATAGTCAGATAAGAAAATTCCTAAAAACAACATAGCAACACTCATTGATATTTAATTTGTTAGAATCGGCCCCAGCTTAATCAGAGCCAATTATTTCTGTCAGGTGAAAAATGAAGAAGTGGTATCGTTGCTCGCTGGTTTGCGAACGAAGAAAGTTTGTCGCTCTGCTGCTGGGTGCGCACGTCTATTTATTGATGGAAGATGGTACTACTATTAAACATTCCCGTGCATGGCTAGCCATTAATAAAAAACATTTTACTGCCATCGAGTAAGTCCACAGATGTCAGCCCCATCGCCGTTTTGCTTTCGGCTACGCCAGTTTTCTCTGGTTATGCGATGGCGGTCGCGTAAAAAACCACCAGCCACGACGAAAACAGCCCGCTTTCACGCTCTTATCAGGCGTTTGATTTGCCATAATCAGAATTAAAATCATCACAATCGCAGATATCACCCTATTTTCTGCCTCTGGTAACGTCACAAAAGGGCTCAGCAGGTGACAAAAACATTTCTTCGTAGCGGCAGCCTTGATGCCGTACTGGCACTCGGTGAAAACGGCCAGCCGGTGTTTGCTTCTGCCCGACAGCTGCGCGAAACGCTGCGCCTGCGCAAGCAGCACGCGCTGGCTGACTGTCTGGCCATTCCACAGATCAACGACGCGGGTGACCGCCTCGACTGGTACGCGCCCTTTTCTGGCCGTCTGAAATCCTGGCGTTCAGCCAGTGACAGTGAAAGACGCCACGCTATCCAGCTGCTTGAAAGCCATCAGCTCAGCGTGAATGCCCTGAGCCAGCAGGCGTTACAGGCGGAAAAGCCCGCCATGAAGCTGTTTGGTGCACTGCTCAGCAAAGCCTTTCAGTTCCCCGATTGCCAGTATGTTTATCTGGTGGACGGCAAGCCGGTTATCACCTTTTGGGGTTTTGTCGAACTGGATAAAAAAGCCCGTCAGGATGCGCTGGACTGCCTGCGTGACACCCTTGATGAAGCGCCGCCGCTGCTGGTGCAGCCCGCCGAAGCGCCGCCGGTCATCGTTGTTCCCCCTGTCGTCATGGTGACTGAAGCCGTGGCGGAACCGGCAGTGATTGCGCCGGAAGCCGAGCCAGAGATGGTGGCCCCAGCGCCGGTCATCGCCGCGCCAGTGAGTCAATCCCGTCGCCGCCTGCCGATCTG
The sequence above is drawn from the Duffyella gerundensis genome and encodes:
- a CDS encoding benzoate/H(+) symporter BenE family transporter; this encodes MPVPLALRHFTLPAIVAGLVAVLVSYTSSAAIVFQAAQAAGATIEQTGSWLVVLGLAMGITTIGLSWKYRIPVLTAWSTPGAVVLTAGFHDVTLSEAVGVFIFSNALILLSAVTGLFARIMRIIPQAICAAMLAGILLRFGLNAFTGLQQNFLLCGAMCLAFVIGRQRMARYAILLTLLVGLAVAMAQQAIHLPPQPLRFALPEFVAPHFSPAALLGVGIPFFIVTMASQNAPGIATLQAFGYQPPVSSLIGWTGFTALLLSPFGGFSVCIAAITAAICMSEEIHPDRQQRYAAAVVAGLFYLIAGALGGAVGLLFSALPGALIQTLAGLALLATIAGSIQQALAQEAERDAAMIAFLVTASGIQLLGIGAPLWGLVAGLLACVIQRLLAKRKI
- a CDS encoding general stress protein, with product MAQHRGGAGNFAMDRQRASEAGKLGGQRSGGNFKNNPEKASEAGRKGGKNSHGGGRKPANAAEATNAS
- a CDS encoding SrfA family protein, which encodes MTKTFLRSGSLDAVLALGENGQPVFASARQLRETLRLRKQHALADCLAIPQINDAGDRLDWYAPFSGRLKSWRSASDSERRHAIQLLESHQLSVNALSQQALQAEKPAMKLFGALLSKAFQFPDCQYVYLVDGKPVITFWGFVELDKKARQDALDCLRDTLDEAPPLLVQPAEAPPVIVVPPVVMVTEAVAEPAVIAPEAEPEMVAPAPVIAAPVSQSRRRLPIWWLLPPLAIAVAGAVVFLTPSQQPPVASAPVASDPTPARAPAILLSAQKLAQTLPLLPASVASVAPAAAAPAAATAARPAAKDDLVITADTMRIGSTRFLDGRWRVTLPNATQSTGKPVTLRYTLRRGKGSASVVQSDGLRCQADEITAGWTSTGDLAINSRFTAKCSDGSRYRMPQLVCKQGDGAAQCEAQFGETASPMTIKRESK